From one Balaenoptera acutorostrata chromosome 6, mBalAcu1.1, whole genome shotgun sequence genomic stretch:
- the WDR38 gene encoding LOW QUALITY PROTEIN: WD repeat-containing protein 38 (The sequence of the model RefSeq protein was modified relative to this genomic sequence to represent the inferred CDS: inserted 2 bases in 1 codon), whose protein sequence is MNSRDPGTLAVDRVKFFGRHRGEVNSSAFSPNGQKLLTAAEDGCVYGWDTQSGRLLWRHRAHPGPVRFCRFSPHGCLFASTSCDCTIRLWDVAEAKCLQALHGHQRSVETISFSPDAKQLASGGWDKRVMLWEVQPSGQVLRHLVGHXDSVPSSDFTPSSDCSATGSWDSTIRMWDVQAGTPVIFHQELEGHSGNVSCLCYLASGLLLASGSWDKTSHTWKPSTGSLLVQLKGHITGVKSRAFSPDGLQLASTGYSYMLKVWDCNTGKCIETLKGVLDVAHACVFTPDGKLLVSGAAA, encoded by the exons ATGAACAGCAGGGACCCAGGGACGCTGGCCGTGGACAGAGTGAAATTCTTCGGCCGGCACCGCGGGGAG GTCAActcttctgccttctctcccAATGGCCAGAAGCTGCTCACAGCCGCTGAGgacggctgtgtttatggatgGGACACCCAGAGTGGGCGGCTGCTGTGGAGACACAGG GCCCACCCAGGCCCCGTGAGGTTCTGCCGCTTCTCCCCCCATGGCTGCCTCTTTGCCAGCACCTCCTGTGACTGCACCATCCGCCTGTGGGATGTAGCAGAAGCCAAGTGCCTGCAGGCCCTACACG GTCACCAGCGGAGTGTGGAGACCATCAGCTTCAGCCCTGACGCAAAGCAACTGGCATCAGGCGGCTGGGACAAGAGGGTGATGCTCTGGGAGGTGCAGCCA TCAGGCCAGGTGCTGCGCCACTTGGTGGGACA AGACTCTGTCCCAAGCAGTGACTTCACACCCAGCTCAGACTGCTCG GCCACCGGCTCTTGGGATTCCACCATCCGCATGTGGGACGTTCAGGCAGGGACCCCAGTGATCTTCCACCAGGAGCTGGAGGGCCACAGTGGCAACGTCAGCTGCCTGTGCTACTTAGCATCTGGCCTATTATTG GCGTCCGGCTCCTGGGACAAGACTAGCCACACCTGGAAGCCCTCAACCGGAAGCCTGCTTGTCCAGCTCAAGGGCCACATCACCGGGGTGAAGAGCAGAGCTTTCTCCCCTGATGGGCTGCAGCTGGCCAGCACTGGCTACTCCTACATG CTCAAAGTCTGGGACTGCAATACAGGAAAGTGCATTGAGACCCTGAAG GGAGTCCTGGATGTGGCCCACGCCTGTGTCTTTACCCCAGATGGGAAACTCTTAGTGTCTGGAGCTGCTGCTTAG
- the RPL35 gene encoding 60S ribosomal protein L35 isoform X2 → MAKIKARDLRGKKKEELLKQLEDLKVELSQLRVAKVTGGAASKLSKIRVVRKSIARVLTVINQTQKENLRKFYKGKKYKPLDLRPKKTRAMRRRLNKHEENLKTKKQQRKERLYPLRKYAVKA, encoded by the exons ATG GCCAAGATTAAGGCTCGAGACCTTCGCGGCAAGAAGAAGGAGGAGCTGCTGAAACAGCTGGAGGACCTGAAAGTGGAGCTGTCCCAGCTACGCGTGGCTAAAGTAACAGGCGGCGCGGCTTCCAAACTCTCCAAGAT CCGAGTTGTTCGCAAATCCATCGCCCGTGTACTCACCGTCATTAACCAGACTCAGAAAGAGAACCTCAGGAAATTCTATAAG GGCAAGAAGTACAAGCCCCTGGATCTGCGGCCCAAGAAAACGCGTGCCATGCGCCGCCGGCTCAACAAACACGAAGAGAACCTGAAGACCAAGAAGCAGCAGCGGAAGGAGCGGCTGTACCCGCTCCGGAAGTACGCGGTCAAGGCCTGA